The genomic interval aagaagagatttTCGTAAAAAAACAATTCAATGTGAGAACCTTGTCAAGCATAAGCTTGCATGTGACTGCTCTTTAAACTGTTCACGTAAACCTGCAGATAAGAATGCGCCATGATAACTATGCCTCCCTGCAATTACGAGGTCGCCGTCTCACAAGCAGTTTTAATTTATTGCGTACTTGGCAGGTCAGAACCTAGACATATATAAACTCTTCCCCATACCACATACACAACATCCTGATGATCTCATCGAGACCCCCAGGCCGTGGATGTTGTTCAAGAAGGGTTTCCTGCACTCCCAAATTTCAACAAACTCTCTTTCGCACCGCCGCCCACCCCCTCTTTTaagtaacacatacacacttatcTCTATCTCAACAAGAACCCCAGGCTGTGGATGTTGTTGATGACGTTCAGGAAGGGCCTCTTCTTGCCCCTCACAGGCCAAAACCTAGACAAATAGACCCTTCCCCATACACCATGCACAGCATCCAGAGATCTCAACAAGACCCCCGTGCTGTAAATGTTGTTCAAGAAGTTCAAGAAGAGTCCCTTCCTGCCCTCCCACCGACCACAGGTCAGCACCTATTGTgcatgtgtgacaggggaggctaccgctcctttcacagcagactctgcacctgagttgttggcctttaagtcaacaccagtgtattgtggaattctgtttgtgatggggtctggtggtttccgattgtctgcatgttcatggaaaccttcgggtttgcataacagtttttatagggctaagaaattagccctaacattttcaatcctgtttgattgcacttcgcctcccgaggtgatcgtagtgttacacTCGGTTACACATGGAAGATAGACCCTTACCCATACACCATGTACACCATCAAGAGATCTCACCAAGAAGCCAAGGCTGTGGGTGTTGTTGATGACCTTCAAGAAGGGTTTCTTACCCTCCATGACCCCAAGAACCTTTattttcccccccccctctaacaCATAAACACTAAATTCTGCCTCACCAAGAAGCCAAGGCTGTGGCTGTTTTTGATGACGACCAAGAAGAttctcttcctccccccctaCAGACCAAAACCTAGACAGATAGACCCCATACGCCATTCCcattcacccccacccccactgaACCCTGCCTCACCAAGAAGCCAAGACTGTGGATGTTGTTGATGACGTTCAAGAAAGGCCCCTTCCTGCCCTCCCTACAGACCAAAACCTGGACAGATAGACTCAATACACCATCCCcattcacccccaccccaagtGTTCCCTGTCTCACCAAGAAGCCAAGACTGTGGATGTTGTTGATGACGTTCAAGAAAGGCCCCTTCCTGCCCTCCCTACAGACCAAAACCTGGACAGATAGACTCAATACACCATCCCCATTCACCCCACCCCCACTGAACCCTGCCTCACCAAGAAGCCTAgactgttgatgttgttgatgacaACCAAGACGGGCCCCTTCCTGCCCCCCTACAGACCAAAACCTGGACAGATAGACCCAATACACCATCCCcattcacccccaccccaagtGTTCCCTGTCTCACCAAGAAGCCAAGACTGTGGATGTTGTTGATGACGTTCAAGAAAGGTCCCTTCCTGCCCTCCCACAGGTCCGCGGACTGCACGGTGAACTCCTTAGCCAGACCGTACTGCAGGCAGCCGTTGTTGTAGCTTTCGATGTTGGTGTAGGCCACGAACATGGTGGCCGCCTTCTTCTGGAAGTGCACCTTGGGCTTGCCCTCAGACTCCAGAAGCTTGTTGATCAGCCTGGGGGGTACGAGTGGAGTAGAGTAAAATCAacagaatagaatagaatagaatagaacaGAATATAATAGAATAGAATGGAATGGAATGAActagaaaaaaacaaaagtggacTAAAATAGATTAGCACAAACTCCAACAGCTTGTTGGTCAGCCTGAGGAATACGAAGTGAGTAAAGTAGAATCGAAAGAATATAATAGAAGAACGGAATTGAATATactacactacccgtcatacaAAAGTACACatatacatttagctgtagatctttgtgatgcggccagttatattCAAACCAAGTGTATTTCAAGAAAGGTCATTCATTCTCCtaccgtatgaaataaagagtttcatttttcataaaTTAGTGTTTATGCAGTGTAGCGGAGAACTAGGACATCCCCCAAAAACATTTTGCAAAAGCAAATTTGAATAcactaaattacacacacaaatcaaagtAAGCAAGAGTGACCTCTTTGAtctcaaattgaagaacaactcatttgcTACCCATACACATTTTTTGGTTCAGCTCAagtgcctagcagtgttgttcttgagtattttagtgtctgaaagtttgcttttgcgaattGGATTTAGGGAGATGCcctaggtctccggtacactgcataaaCACTAATTGATGAAGAATATGGTGTACACATGCTTTTATAATAAAAAGTTACTGCGTCAGTATGCAATACGAACTATTTGAAAGAAATGAGTAATCATGTATACGTAATGTTAGTGCTGTTATTATTGTAATGaacaaaaacatgcatacagagacatatttgcATCTGAGAGACTGacaaactgaaaacaaaacGTAAACCagactaataataataaataacgtttctatagcgcgagtcccatcaattggctccaggcgttTTACATATTCATTCTAAAACAAACCAGCGCAAATTAAACGTATGTCTGTCtgatctgtctgtttttctgtctttacTATTTGTTCTGTCTAtgctctatctgtctctctgtctctgtctctgtctctccctctgcccctcccatctctctctctctctctctctctctctctctctctctctctctctctctctctctctacctctgcccctctcctctctctctctctctctttctctctctctctctctctctctctctccttcttctctctctctctctctctctctctctctctctctctctctctctctctctctctctctctctctctctctctctctctctgcagaaTGCTGCATTTCGAGGCAATTCAGTAGTTCCCCGTGCACTTTTTACTGCTTTTCAGTCAGTCAATGGTTGCAACAACAACTGAAGAAATGTGGGACTGCGTTGACGCATAAATCACGAAACAAAGTCAAAACACAAGAAGTACATGTGCTAACAACAGCATGTTACTGCCCACAGACTATGCCAATCCGATTGTATGTACATTACATTCGTTAGCAACTACAGACAGAAAACGTAAAACTAATAATCTGCAAAGCAAATCGTCGTCTGTTAACTCAGCAGCGACAAGGCCAAAACACCAACCAACATTGAAAAGCAAACGTAAATCAACagcaacaaggaacttagtcgataaatatcgacagggggcggacaaatggtttacatgtgaaatgtgtgtatatgggtgtggttctgaaacaaacaaaccatgtgaacccccccatcccaccgctcgcgggctgaacgactgacgtcacatgtcgcttcggtctcagttttcctgagaagaacaccgcgtgtacataatacacaattcgatcgcgtagcactgccaatgcacattttcgcaacgaaaaccgtgctactgtttcttgtgtgttaaatctgaaagcaatataagtgaacgaacaattgaaaactgatatcacgttactaaactcccaaaagtaataaattacttctgactgcggtacacaatacggcagtcacctctgcgaatgctgtcgaagaatctaaccgaaagtaaacattctgggaatctacgcgcatcggccttgacgcaagttcaatacttagccaatgagcgtgccgcggcgaagttggccgctgtaagtctcgcagcgctggctggctgagcgagttgcgtgtccatccttttttggtccaagccgcaccagattagtaggtgcttgattttggtattttgattttacataacattaaacctttcttggggttcatggtcatggcaacagccataataatattatatcatgtataatattacatttcagcatatttgaattacatgtcatcataccaaactgtcatacatttttattcctacatcattctgattgatcacaaccaaacctactatcagtggacacatccaaatgtaagcgcctgttcttgacaacttttaatcgatctaaaaatagcaacttgctgggccctctgccgccaacagacactgtttggcctgtaggtaaaatgtacaatgtattttctgatttgtgcacaaaagctttatttcttttttcttttttttaacataacaatgtttaatgtcactgtatgtttaaaagaccatggtcatatttgtaaaaaaaatgttaaattagaaaataaataacattttggttcatgatttttcctacacctgtgctaaaaataagaaataaaaatgtcgggtatataagtctctcaaatacagctaggtatgaatggctcggtttgagtttgttgcggttgaccctgcacaatgcgacatatcatgtttttgttgaacaattttgacgtcacccctcccatagggtgacgtatttcacaacttcctgtgttacacaaactctgtgatgaccaattttgacgtcacccctcccatagggtgacggatttcacaactttctacagatgaacaatgttgccttcacccctcccatagggtgacggatgtcacaacttcctgtgtacacaaactgatgacgtatttcacaacaaaatggcgctgcccatggtcaacctctaaactatccgtatagaatgggggcgtcctcgcccccataaaaagCGTGTCACAGACAGTCACAAtcaaaatgcagccatgaccaGCGAAAACAGGAAACGGGAGTACACTTACTTGCACAGCATTACGCCATCTCTAATGCTTTTATGGATGTCTCTTTGTGTTGGGAAGGGCTCGGACACCGGCTGGTAAGATACATATACTCAGGTAAGATACATACACTCAGGTAAGATACATACACTCAGGTAAGATACATACAATCAGGTACGATACATACACTCAGGTAAGATACATACACTCAGGTAAGATACATACGATCAGGTAAGATACATACAATCAGGTAAGATACATACACTAATGTAAGATACATACACTCAGGTAAGATACATACACTCAGGTAAGATACATACACTCAGGTAAGATACATACACTCAGGTAAGATACATACACTCAGGTAAGATACATACACTAATGTAAGATACATACACTCAGGTAAGATACATACACTAATGTAAGATACATACACTCAGGTAAGATACATACACTAATGTAAGATACATACACTCAGGTAAGATACATACACTAATGTAAGATACATACACTCAGGTAAGATACATACACTCAGGTAAGATACATACACTCAGGTAAGATACATACACAAATGTATGATACATACACTCAGGTAAGATACATACACTCAGGTAAGATACATACACTCAGGTAAGATACATACACTCAGGTAAGATACATACACTCAGGTAAGATACATACAGTCTTGTGAACGAAATGAGATTGCATAAGGTACGTAAACAAAGGTAGGAATACACAAAATGACGGAAAATTATGCTCGTTAGGTTCTCTATCCCGTGACCTAATGAgacttttcatttattttacttttaatCAGAATTAGAATTCAACAATCAACCACACACTCTGAGAAAATGGTCTTCAGGGGAGGCAATCAGTTTGCTGCAAGACAAAAGGCAATTTACAGCTGTTGTCTCCCTTGTGACACAATTGATTCTTATTATTGATGTCTTGAGGACATACATGATACGCTTTATGGCTATAGGGGTTAAAACATAAGCAGCTAAACATTGGAAGGAACGGGAAATAGGAGTCGGAAGGTGGAGTtgagggtagggggggggggggggggggggtgggtgtgcaGATCGGGGGTAGGGGTTGGGTGAAAAAGAATACACTGATGCTTGGTATTCACGAAAAAAGGATCTGCAAGTGCAATATTACTCCACACGCACACAAGGACACACGGATTACTTTCTCACGTCACATTGCTAGGGAATACAGTGTAGCCAGCCTCCAAAGTCCCCGACAACTAAAGGCTTCCTCCCTTTAAAGTCCCTGTTATGTCAACCGTGTTGTTCATAAACCCTGTTAATTAACCAACATGTTAggactacctcctttttaataagacctgattttctcagatgtttggaggtcttaaaagggggtcccactgtacacGCTGTTGAAGAGGCATGAATGAAGTGTTACTCACGATGGGGTCGTGCTCGCCTTGCAAGATGGAGTTCATCCAGAGTACGACGGATTTTGTGGTGCCTGCAGCTTCCTCCTGGTCATATTTCTGAAATGAGGAAACAATGATACAATATttaccatgtgtgtgtgtgtttgtgtgtgtgtgtgtgtgtgtttgtgtgtgtgtgtgagtgggtgcgtgtgtacGCCTGCCGCGTGCgtgttttgcgtgtgtgtgtgtgtgtgtgtgtgcgtgtgtgtatataagagagagagagagagagagagtgagagagagagacacagaaagagtgtgtgtgtgtgtgtgtgtgtgtgtgtatgtgtgtgggtgcgtgtaatgatggtgtgtgtgtgtgtgtgtgtgtgtgtgtgtgtgtgtgtgtgtgtgttagtgtgtgtgtgagtgtgtgagtgtgtgtgtctgttgtcagtgtttgtgtgtgtgtgtgtgtgtgtgtgtgtgtgtgtgtgtgtgtgtgtgagagagatagagagagagagagtgtgacagagacagagagagacagacagacagacagacagacagacagacacgggcAAACAAaggaaaaggaagagagagagagagagagagagagagagagagagagagagagagagagagagagacagagacagagagagacagacagacagacagacagacagacagacagacagacagacagacacggacacGCAGAacaagacagagatagagagaaggaGATGATAACAGCGGTCTTGTTGCAAGAACATGTTGCACTAAAGAGCATAGATACATATTTCAACACGAACATTGTATCATCGACGAAAGATTTTGGATTTGTGTCTTGTAATTGCAAACTGCCAATCCAACCAAATGTGATCACAACGAATACTTACAGCTTCCAATTTCCTGTCTATATCACCACCGATTCCGGACTTCTTGGCTCTGTTTTCCGCCATGTTTTTTGATCGCCGGCTGTCTGTAACAGATATAAATAATGCGATACAGGTGTGTAACCTGAACGATGAGCATGCTCACAATTCCAGGATGCTTTATGATGTgctattttattattattatatgaagtcttatttcgcgcgcgtatctccagactcggactcaaggcgcagggatctatttatgccattttttacacaatacatcacgcattcacatcgaccagcagatcgcagccatttcggcgcatatcctacttttcacggcctattattccaagtcacacgggtatttttagtggacattttttatcgatgcctatacaattttgccaggaacgacccttttgtcaatcgtgggatctttaacgtgcacaccccaatgtagtgtacacgaagggacctcggtttttcgtctcatccgaaagactagcacttgaacccatcacctaggttaggaaaggggggagaaaattgctaacgccctgacccagggtcgaactcgcaacctctcgcttccgagcgcaagtgcgttaccactcggccacccagtccactgaCTTCGCAGACCTCTATTCAAACTCAGAATTATAGGTGGAGGTCCCAAGTGAAGTCTCacaaggcctggcgctcacctatgtaacttcagcaggtcagacgacgcactgcagattaccCCAGCCCACTACACGTTGTgtgaaaagaaaacattgaggacaagtactcgtcataatccctatcgcagcatcaatattatgcagtgcgtcgtctgtgccgctgaaactccgcaggtatattctgcccttaagatTTAAAAGTAGAAACCGAAAGTTCACgaataatgaaaaaaacaacaacaaaaaaccaataataataataataataataatgataataataataataataataatgatatttATTGGGCGCGAATCCTAATACAGTTCTAAACGcctcacacaaacatacatacagggtgggccatacaaagtgtccacatttaatttgttaatatttttcctgtaaagtaatattttcttttctgtttcagatagaatttgagacaagcatcttagaattcttttaaagcctgaatggatcgcattccagtacaggaaaggaccaaaatcgttgaactttactttgctaccaattatgtggttctcgcccagcgcgcttttcggagagagttccctggcacacactgtccatgtgcgagaactgtgaagcgcctcgtggataaattcaggaacactggtagtctcgcagatAACAATAAAGGACATAGTGGTCGACCATTTTCTGCTAGAAGTCCACCTAACATTGAAGCAGTAAGGGACCGTTTGCAGGAATCCCCACGAAAATCAACAAGGCGGCTGTCACAGGAAGTCGGTATCTCGAGGACATCTGTACGAAGGATCATACACAAAGACTTAGGATTGTTTCCGTACAAGATACAAATTCTCCAACAACAAACTGATGCAAACAAAAGAGAAAGGTTAGAATTCAGTCAAAGCATTTCTGAAAGAATTGAAAACAACCCAGGAGTTCTCGACCTCATTTTCTTCAGCGATGAAGCCCATTTTCATTTGAGTGGACatgtcaacaaacaaaacatgataTGTTTGGCACCTAATCAGCCCCATGAACACATCCAGCCACCACTGAGCCGCGAAAAAGTAACAGTGTGGTGCGCAATTGGCAAAGGAGGGGTTGTTGGGCCCTTCTTTTTTGAAgactctctccgaaaagcgcgctgggcgagaaccaaacaattggtagcaaagtaaagttcaacgattttggtcctttcctgtactggaatgcgatccattcaggctttaaaagaattctaagatgcttgtctcaaattctatctgaaacagaaaagaaaatatcactttacaggaaaaatattaacaaattaaatgtggacacttttttatggcccaccctgtagaTGAATAATACTGTACAcaattcaaaatcaaatttaTAACCATCGAAAGAATAATGAATATGCGAGCTTCATCAACTCTATAAACGGTGTGTATTTCCTTGATGCTAGTGTTTTACGATGCTTTTTACACAGGATAGGACGTAGGACAGTAGAGTATAACATAAGTTCAGTGTTTCATCGCTCCGATACAAACGAAACGCAG from Littorina saxatilis isolate snail1 linkage group LG7, US_GU_Lsax_2.0, whole genome shotgun sequence carries:
- the LOC138971656 gene encoding transgelin-2-like, whose translation is MAENRAKKSGIGGDIDRKLEAKYDQEEAAGTTKSVVLWMNSILQGEHDPIPVSEPFPTQRDIHKSIRDGVMLCKLINKLLESEGKPKVHFQKKAATMFVAYTNIESYNNGCLQYGLAKEFTVQSADLWEGRKGPFLNVINNIHSLGFLANSKGFTPTYLGAVQKTADFD